A region of Dehalococcoidia bacterium DNA encodes the following proteins:
- a CDS encoding D-aminoacylase, translating into MQANEPIDLVIRGGTVYDGSGAPGVAADVAVRGDRIAGVGVVRERAANELDASGLAVSPGFIDVHAHDDMAVLLDPDFACKVLQGVTSDIVGNCGVGVAPFPAAIAAWRDFAPGAQPVPWDGFGGYLRRLDEQPPSLNVAVLMGQGTIRRSVMGVENRPATAAEVARMQELVREGRDAGCVGLSTGLIYEPGRYTPTEEIIALARELGTGGGLYATHMRNEAAGLLDSVREAIRIGEEAGVPVQISHHKVSGAENAGKVRESIALIEAARARGLDVTADQYPYTAGSTAFFAVVQNGNFRKDGDPEAGGIGRVRAEDVLFAAAPKHPEWEGQTLAQIAEQMDLPVEDAAARILEEEGQSAFVVLFMMDEADVRTVMTHPTTMIGSDGVPAGKKPHPRLFGCFARVLGRYTRDEGVLDLATAIHKMTGMPARKFKLAGRGSLAPGSFADLVVFDPRTIADTATYEEPRRHPTGIRAVYVNGVCVARDGEHTHARPGRALRRGA; encoded by the coding sequence ATGCAAGCAAACGAACCGATCGACCTGGTGATCCGTGGCGGCACGGTGTACGACGGCAGTGGCGCGCCCGGCGTCGCTGCCGACGTGGCCGTGCGCGGCGATCGCATCGCTGGCGTGGGCGTGGTGCGCGAGCGCGCGGCGAACGAGCTGGACGCCAGCGGTCTGGCCGTCTCTCCCGGCTTTATCGACGTGCATGCGCACGACGACATGGCCGTGCTGCTCGACCCCGACTTCGCCTGCAAAGTGCTGCAGGGCGTGACCAGCGATATCGTCGGCAACTGCGGCGTTGGCGTGGCGCCGTTTCCGGCCGCGATCGCCGCCTGGCGCGACTTTGCGCCCGGCGCACAGCCGGTGCCGTGGGATGGCTTCGGCGGCTATCTGCGCCGGCTGGACGAGCAGCCGCCGAGCCTGAACGTCGCGGTACTGATGGGGCAGGGCACGATTCGCCGCTCCGTAATGGGCGTCGAGAATCGGCCTGCCACGGCCGCCGAAGTCGCGCGGATGCAGGAGCTGGTGCGCGAGGGCCGCGACGCGGGCTGCGTCGGCCTCTCTACCGGCCTGATCTACGAGCCCGGCCGCTATACGCCGACGGAGGAGATCATCGCACTGGCGCGCGAGCTGGGGACTGGCGGCGGACTGTACGCGACGCACATGCGCAATGAGGCGGCAGGACTGCTCGACTCGGTGCGCGAGGCGATCCGCATTGGCGAAGAGGCCGGTGTGCCGGTGCAGATCTCGCACCACAAGGTGTCCGGTGCCGAGAACGCCGGCAAGGTGCGCGAGTCGATCGCGCTGATCGAGGCGGCGCGGGCGCGCGGCCTCGACGTGACCGCCGATCAGTACCCCTACACGGCCGGCAGCACCGCCTTCTTCGCCGTGGTGCAGAACGGTAATTTTCGCAAGGACGGCGATCCCGAGGCGGGCGGCATTGGCCGCGTCCGCGCCGAAGATGTGCTCTTCGCCGCCGCGCCGAAGCACCCCGAATGGGAGGGGCAGACGCTGGCGCAGATCGCGGAACAAATGGACCTGCCGGTTGAGGACGCGGCGGCGCGCATTCTGGAGGAAGAGGGCCAGAGCGCGTTCGTCGTGCTGTTCATGATGGACGAGGCCGACGTGCGCACGGTGATGACGCATCCGACCACCATGATCGGCTCGGACGGCGTGCCCGCGGGCAAGAAGCCGCATCCGCGTCTCTTCGGCTGCTTCGCGCGCGTGCTGGGCCGCTACACCCGCGATGAGGGCGTGCTAGACCTGGCCACCGCGATTCACAAGATGACGGGCATGCCCGCGCGGAAGTTCAAGCTGGCGGGCCGCGGCAGCCTCGCGCCCGGCTCCTTCGCCGACCTCGTCGTCTTCGACCCGCGCACGATCGCCGACACCGCGACCTACGAGGAGCCGCGGCGCCATCCCACGGGCATTCGCGCCGTGTACGTGAACGGCGTCTGCGTGGCGCGCGACGGCGAGCACACGCATGCCCGGCCCGGCCGGGCGCTGCGGCGCGGCGCCTGA
- a CDS encoding ABC transporter substrate-binding protein — MSEENYWTRRMIRRLSRRRVLAGGVAAGAAWIAAACGGGSNNRGGAATATKAAGAASGTAAGTAAASAAASAQAGQAGAKQPKKGGTLKWGIEADVASLDPVWTTATVTSEMALNLYDQLFIWDANQKPQPVLVKDYAISPDNLTYTFNLRQEATFDGGRPILAADVVPSVLRWSKNQASGISMFKVVNSWEAKDDHTVVLELKEPYSLVIDSFSTGFGAPFIMTKEAASTAPDQRVDDVTASGPFKLQEWTKGSRLVLKRRDDYKSPPGTPSNLAGARTVYLDSVEIPIIPDQNSRLSALQAGTIDLMTQPLSDYYDQLKGDPNVSILVNGLGSYNVVLLNNTRPPFNNPLARQAVLAATDIDKFMTAGWGKNLWKPCPAIFLCGSPNESKASIDQYNRKDLTKAKQLFQQLQQSGGYDGRPITLLANTTYTWMLNESQVTKQMLESIGFKVDYQTPDWATAVSIRPSKDKWDLFHTGGVHGPGGNDPLRSLPLNPTWFGWYQSAEMDDLKHQYGLATTPDQQKQVLDKVQTLWYKDVPDLLLGVAQFYDAFHTYVKGYNNSPNQTSFWNVWLDR; from the coding sequence ATGAGCGAAGAGAACTACTGGACGCGACGTATGATACGGCGCCTCTCGCGCCGGCGAGTACTCGCCGGCGGCGTGGCAGCGGGCGCAGCGTGGATCGCCGCGGCCTGTGGCGGCGGCTCCAATAATAGGGGCGGCGCGGCCACGGCGACCAAAGCGGCGGGCGCCGCTAGCGGTACTGCCGCCGGCACCGCAGCGGCGAGTGCGGCCGCTTCAGCGCAGGCCGGCCAGGCCGGCGCGAAGCAGCCGAAGAAGGGCGGCACGCTGAAGTGGGGCATCGAGGCGGACGTGGCGTCGCTCGATCCGGTCTGGACGACGGCTACCGTTACCTCGGAGATGGCGCTCAATCTCTACGACCAGCTCTTCATCTGGGACGCGAACCAGAAGCCGCAGCCGGTGCTGGTCAAAGATTACGCGATCAGCCCGGACAACCTCACCTACACCTTCAATCTGCGTCAGGAGGCGACCTTCGATGGCGGCAGGCCGATCCTCGCCGCCGACGTCGTGCCGTCGGTCCTGCGCTGGAGCAAGAACCAGGCGTCCGGCATCTCCATGTTCAAGGTCGTCAATAGCTGGGAGGCGAAGGACGATCACACCGTCGTCCTGGAATTGAAAGAGCCGTATAGCCTCGTGATCGACTCGTTCTCCACGGGCTTCGGCGCGCCGTTCATCATGACGAAGGAGGCGGCGAGCACCGCGCCGGACCAGCGCGTGGACGACGTGACCGCCTCCGGCCCGTTCAAGCTGCAGGAGTGGACGAAGGGCAGCCGCCTTGTCCTGAAACGGCGGGACGACTACAAAAGCCCGCCCGGCACACCGAGCAACCTTGCCGGTGCCCGCACGGTGTATCTCGACTCGGTGGAGATTCCGATCATTCCCGATCAAAACAGCCGCCTTTCAGCGCTGCAGGCCGGCACGATCGACCTGATGACACAGCCGCTCAGCGACTACTACGACCAGCTCAAGGGCGATCCGAACGTCTCGATCCTGGTCAACGGCCTCGGCTCGTACAACGTCGTGTTGCTGAATAATACGCGGCCGCCGTTCAACAACCCGCTGGCGCGGCAAGCCGTGCTTGCAGCCACGGACATCGACAAGTTCATGACGGCCGGCTGGGGCAAGAACCTGTGGAAGCCTTGCCCGGCGATCTTCCTCTGCGGGTCGCCGAACGAGAGCAAGGCCAGTATCGACCAGTACAACCGCAAGGATCTGACGAAGGCGAAGCAGCTCTTCCAGCAGTTGCAGCAGTCCGGCGGCTACGACGGGCGGCCGATCACGCTGCTGGCGAACACGACCTATACCTGGATGCTGAACGAGAGCCAGGTGACGAAGCAGATGCTGGAGAGCATCGGCTTCAAGGTCGATTATCAGACACCGGACTGGGCCACCGCAGTCAGCATCCGCCCGAGCAAAGATAAGTGGGATCTGTTCCACACGGGCGGCGTGCACGGCCCCGGCGGCAACGATCCGCTGCGCTCACTGCCGCTCAACCCAACCTGGTTCGGCTGGTATCAGAGCGCGGAGATGGACGACCTCAAGCACCAGTACGGTCTCGCCACCACGCCGGACCAGCAGAAACAGGTGCTGGATAAGGTGCAGACCCTCTGGTACAAGGACGTGCCTGACCTGCTGCTCGGCGTGGCGCAGTTCTACGACGCCTTCCATACCTACGTGAAGGGGTATAACAACTCACCCAACCAGACGAGCTTCTGGAACGTCTGGCTGGACAGGTAG
- a CDS encoding ABC transporter permease produces MVKYIGQRLVAAVPVLVVVVIAAFALLHVAPGDPAALIAGDNATPTQIHELHRKLGLDQPLYMQLGIWVKNLAHGDFGKSIFSGETLTKLVGQRIQPTLALAILGELIAICIGVPLGVLAARRRNSWLDRGVMIFAVLGFAMPSFWLGYNLIFLFSLDVHWLPPTGYRPISAGIGPFLKYLILPSLTLGFGVAALIARMTRATMLEVLRQDYVRTARAKGLREQAVLVRHAAKNAAIPVLTVIGLSVAYVLSGSVIIETVFSIPGMGRLFAEAAINRDYPIVQGTILVTGVLFVLVNLLVDLSYVLFDPRIRYYS; encoded by the coding sequence ATGGTGAAGTATATCGGCCAGCGGCTCGTGGCCGCGGTGCCCGTGCTGGTAGTGGTCGTGATCGCCGCCTTCGCCCTGCTGCATGTCGCACCCGGCGACCCGGCAGCGCTGATCGCCGGTGACAACGCGACGCCCACGCAGATCCATGAGCTGCACCGCAAGCTTGGCCTCGACCAGCCGCTGTATATGCAGCTCGGCATCTGGGTGAAGAACCTGGCGCACGGCGACTTCGGCAAGTCGATCTTTTCCGGCGAGACCCTGACGAAGCTCGTGGGCCAGCGCATCCAGCCCACGCTCGCGCTTGCGATCCTGGGTGAGCTGATCGCGATCTGCATCGGCGTGCCGCTGGGCGTGCTGGCGGCGCGCCGGCGCAACTCCTGGCTGGATCGCGGCGTGATGATCTTCGCCGTGCTCGGCTTCGCCATGCCCTCGTTCTGGCTGGGCTACAACCTGATCTTTCTCTTCTCGCTGGACGTGCACTGGCTGCCGCCGACCGGTTATCGGCCGATCTCGGCCGGCATCGGGCCGTTCCTAAAGTACCTGATTCTGCCGTCGCTCACGCTGGGCTTCGGCGTGGCGGCGCTGATCGCGCGCATGACACGCGCCACTATGCTCGAAGTGCTGCGCCAGGACTACGTGCGCACGGCGCGGGCCAAGGGGCTGCGCGAGCAGGCGGTGCTCGTGCGGCACGCGGCGAAAAACGCCGCGATTCCGGTGCTGACGGTGATCGGCCTCAGCGTCGCCTACGTGCTCAGCGGCTCGGTGATCATCGAAACCGTCTTCTCGATTCCGGGCATGGGCCGTCTCTTCGCCGAGGCCGCAATCAACCGCGACTATCCGATCGTGCAGGGAACGATCCTCGTCACCGGGGTGCTGTTCGTGCTGGTGAACCTGCTCGTCGATCTCTCCTACGTGCTCTTCGACCCGCGGATCCGGTACTACTCGTGA
- a CDS encoding ABC transporter permease produces the protein MSANVADTILLGGRSERLAGADRSRWAAAARLARRNPTAAAGLGVLLLLLALALLAPLVAPYQPNALNPVVRLQKPSAAHLFGTDSIGQDVLSRAIYGARVSLSVGFTVSAISALLGTLIGACAGFFRAVDLVLMRIMDGLMAFPGLLLALALIAIVGPHLWAVILVLGAVQTPGTARLMRASVLSLRENLYVEAARAIGVNERRMIWRYILPNALAPLLVQATFSFASAVLSEAALSFLGTGIPPTTPSWGNIIGQGRAVIQQAPWLSIYPGLLIVMTVLAMSVLGDGLRDTLDPTLSRQM, from the coding sequence GTGAGCGCCAACGTCGCCGACACGATCCTGCTCGGCGGGCGGAGCGAGCGGCTGGCAGGCGCCGACCGTTCACGCTGGGCGGCCGCGGCGCGGCTGGCGCGGCGCAACCCAACCGCCGCCGCGGGTCTCGGCGTGCTGCTGCTGCTGCTGGCGCTTGCCCTGCTCGCACCGCTGGTTGCGCCTTACCAACCGAACGCGCTTAACCCGGTCGTCCGCCTGCAAAAACCGAGCGCCGCCCACCTCTTCGGCACGGATAGCATCGGCCAGGACGTGCTCAGCCGCGCGATCTACGGCGCCCGCGTCTCGCTTAGCGTCGGCTTCACGGTGTCGGCGATTTCGGCGCTGCTCGGCACGCTGATCGGCGCCTGCGCTGGCTTCTTCCGCGCAGTCGACCTGGTGTTGATGCGGATCATGGACGGCCTCATGGCTTTTCCGGGCCTGCTGCTGGCGTTGGCGCTGATCGCGATCGTCGGCCCGCACCTCTGGGCGGTGATCCTCGTGCTCGGCGCCGTCCAGACGCCCGGCACGGCGCGGTTGATGCGTGCCTCGGTGCTTAGCCTGCGCGAAAACCTCTACGTCGAGGCGGCGCGCGCGATCGGCGTGAACGAGCGCCGCATGATCTGGCGCTACATCCTGCCGAACGCCCTGGCGCCGTTGCTGGTGCAGGCCACCTTCAGCTTCGCGAGCGCCGTGCTCTCCGAGGCGGCGCTGAGCTTTCTGGGCACCGGCATCCCGCCAACCACGCCCAGCTGGGGCAACATCATCGGCCAGGGCCGCGCGGTGATTCAGCAGGCGCCGTGGTTGAGCATCTACCCGGGGCTACTGATCGTGATGACCGTGCTGGCGATGAGCGTCCTCGGCGACGGCCTGCGCGACACGCTCGATCCGACGTTGTCGCGGCAGATGTGA